One window from the genome of Pantoea cypripedii encodes:
- the speE gene encoding polyamine aminopropyltransferase — protein sequence MAQNEMWYETLHAGFGQYFTVDKELYRDKTAHQDLVIFENAAFGRVMALDGVVQTTERDEFIYHEMMTHVPILAHGAAKRVLIIGGGDGAMLREVSRHSSIEHITMVEIDAGVVSFCKQYLPNHSAGAYDDARLQLVIDDGVNFVNQTQEKFDVIISDCTDPIGPGESLFTSEFYAGCKNALNAGGIFVAQNGVCFLQQDEAVNSHRKLSHYFSDVSFYQAAIPTYYGGIMTFAWASDNPALRTLDSATLQSRFVAAGLNCRYYNPAIHTGSFALPQYLLNALSDAR from the coding sequence ATGGCCCAAAATGAAATGTGGTATGAAACCCTTCATGCCGGTTTCGGACAGTATTTCACGGTTGATAAAGAACTCTACCGCGACAAAACCGCGCATCAGGATCTCGTCATCTTCGAAAATGCGGCTTTCGGTCGCGTTATGGCGCTGGACGGCGTGGTACAAACCACCGAGCGTGATGAATTCATTTACCATGAAATGATGACCCATGTACCGATTCTGGCGCACGGGGCGGCGAAACGCGTGCTGATCATCGGCGGTGGCGACGGAGCCATGCTGCGCGAGGTCTCACGTCACAGCAGCATCGAACATATCACCATGGTAGAAATCGATGCGGGTGTGGTGAGCTTCTGCAAACAGTACCTGCCGAACCACAGCGCAGGGGCATACGACGATGCACGTTTGCAACTGGTGATTGATGATGGCGTCAACTTCGTCAATCAAACGCAGGAAAAATTCGATGTGATCATCTCCGACTGTACCGACCCGATCGGTCCGGGAGAGAGTCTGTTCACTTCGGAATTCTATGCTGGTTGCAAAAACGCCCTCAATGCTGGCGGCATTTTTGTGGCGCAGAATGGCGTATGCTTTCTGCAACAGGATGAAGCGGTTAACAGCCATCGCAAACTCAGCCACTACTTTTCCGATGTCAGCTTTTACCAGGCAGCGATCCCGACTTACTACGGCGGCATCATGACCTTTGCCTGGGCAAGCGACAATCCGGCGCTGCGCACGCTCGATAGCGCAACCTTGCAGTCACGTTTTGTGGCCGCTGGCCTGAACTGCCGTTACTACAATCCGGCAATCCATACTGGCAGCTTTGCCCTGCCGCAATATCTGTTGAATGCCCTGTCAGACGCGCGCTGA
- a CDS encoding DeoR/GlpR family DNA-binding transcription regulator, with product MKGQSRLDQIMDYLKSHNLVTVEQLVSAISASPATIRRDLIKLDKEGVVSRSHGGVTLNRFIPAQPTTLEKMQRNLAEKQAIAHFAAGFVQSGDAVVLDAGTTMLELARQLTHLQLRVITADLHIALFLSEFKQIEVTIIGGRIDDSSQSCIGEHGRRLLRSINPDIAFVSCNSWSIERGITTPTEEKAGLKMDLLANARRRILLADSSKYGSWSLFCAAPIDSLTDIVTDARLDETVCHSLRERGIALQLTE from the coding sequence ATGAAGGGACAAAGTCGCCTCGACCAGATTATGGATTATCTGAAAAGCCATAATCTGGTTACTGTTGAACAACTGGTGAGTGCCATTTCTGCCTCACCGGCCACTATTCGCCGTGATCTGATTAAGCTGGACAAGGAAGGCGTGGTGAGCCGCAGTCATGGCGGCGTGACCTTAAATCGTTTTATTCCTGCTCAGCCCACTACGCTGGAAAAAATGCAGCGCAACCTGGCAGAAAAACAGGCGATCGCCCATTTTGCTGCCGGTTTTGTTCAGTCCGGCGATGCGGTGGTGCTGGATGCGGGCACCACCATGCTGGAGCTGGCGCGTCAGCTGACCCATCTGCAGCTGCGGGTGATTACCGCCGATCTGCATATCGCGCTGTTCCTGTCAGAATTCAAACAGATTGAGGTCACCATTATCGGCGGGCGTATCGATGATTCCAGCCAGTCGTGCATTGGCGAACATGGCCGCCGTCTGCTGCGCAGCATCAATCCGGATATTGCTTTTGTTAGCTGTAACTCGTGGAGTATTGAGCGCGGGATTACCACGCCAACCGAAGAGAAGGCCGGTCTGAAGATGGATCTGCTGGCCAATGCCCGGCGGCGGATTCTGCTGGCTGACAGCAGCAAATACGGTTCCTGGTCGCTGTTTTGCGCAGCACCGATCGATAGCCTGACCGATATCGTCACCGATGCGCGGCTGGATGAGACGGTGTGCCATAGCCTGCGTGAACGCGGCATTGCGTTGCAACTGACGGAATAA
- a CDS encoding YacC family pilotin-like protein, with product MSKSIKILLLAGLLGFSSTSFALSESEAEDLADLTAVFVYLKNDCGYQDLPDAQIRKALVFFAQQNRWDLSNYSTFNMKALGEDSYKDLSGIAITNDKKCKSLARDSLSLLAYVK from the coding sequence ATGTCGAAAAGCATCAAGATCCTGCTGCTGGCGGGACTCCTTGGCTTCTCCTCCACCAGCTTTGCCCTGAGCGAATCCGAAGCGGAAGATCTGGCCGATCTGACCGCAGTTTTTGTTTATCTGAAGAATGATTGCGGCTATCAGGATCTCCCCGATGCGCAGATTCGCAAGGCTCTGGTGTTTTTCGCCCAGCAAAATCGCTGGGATTTGAGTAACTACAGCACCTTCAACATGAAAGCGCTCGGCGAAGACAGTTACAAAGATCTGAGCGGCATCGCCATCACCAACGACAAGAAATGTAAGTCGCTGGCACGGGATTCTCTGAGCCTGCTCGCCTACGTGAAATGA
- the speD gene encoding adenosylmethionine decarboxylase encodes MQKLKLHGFNNLTKSLSFCIYDICYANTEAERDGYIAYIDEQYNANRLTEILTETCSIIGANVLNIARQDYEPQGASVTILVSEEPIDPKDIDNSEHPGPLPNSVVAHLDKSHICVHTYPESHPEGGLCTFRADIEVSTCGVISPLKALNYLIHQLESDIVTIDYRVRGFTRDVNGVKHFIDHAINSIQNFMSDDMKSMYDMLDVNVYQENIFHTKMLLKEFDLKHYLFNTRPEDLSPQEHKRITSLLWKEMREIYYGRNIPSVGLKPGAF; translated from the coding sequence TTGCAAAAGCTAAAACTACATGGCTTCAACAACCTGACAAAGAGCCTGAGTTTTTGTATTTACGATATTTGCTATGCAAATACTGAAGCTGAGCGTGACGGTTACATCGCTTATATTGATGAGCAATATAACGCCAACCGTCTGACCGAAATCCTGACAGAAACCTGCTCGATCATTGGTGCGAACGTGCTGAACATCGCGCGTCAGGACTATGAACCGCAAGGCGCCAGCGTCACCATTCTGGTGAGCGAGGAGCCAATCGATCCGAAAGATATCGATAATTCAGAGCATCCCGGCCCGCTGCCTAACTCCGTCGTCGCCCATCTCGATAAAAGCCATATTTGCGTGCATACCTATCCGGAGAGCCACCCGGAAGGCGGATTGTGTACCTTCCGCGCCGATATCGAAGTCTCGACCTGCGGCGTGATTTCACCGCTGAAAGCGTTAAATTATCTGATTCACCAGCTGGAATCCGATATCGTCACCATTGATTATCGCGTGCGTGGTTTCACCCGTGATGTGAATGGCGTGAAGCACTTCATCGATCATGCGATTAACTCGATCCAGAACTTTATGTCTGACGATATGAAATCGATGTATGACATGCTGGACGTGAACGTCTACCAGGAAAATATCTTTCATACCAAGATGTTGCTGAAAGAATTCGACCTGAAGCATTACCTGTTCAATACCAGACCGGAAGATCTCAGCCCACAGGAACATAAGCGTATTACCAGCTTGCTGTGGAAAGAGATGCGGGAGATTTACTACGGACGCAATATTCCGTCGGTGGGCCTGAAGCCAGGAGCGTTCTGA
- a CDS encoding D-threonate 4-phosphate dehydrogenase, protein MNKIIAVTMGDPAGISPEIIIKALAEGDLAGVPAVVVGCASTLRRVMGLNITPQVELRVLDQVKDAHFAPGIINVIDEPLAHPEALKPGVVQKEAGDLAWRCVKRATELALAGEVQAIATAPLNKEALHSAGHIYPGHTELLAQLTNTKNYAMVLYTDHLKVIHVTTHIALRKFLDTLNRPRIETVIGMADSFLRRVGFDKPRIAVAGVNPHAGENGLFGDEEITTVTPAIQAMKEKGIDVYGPCPPDTVFLQCQQGQYDMVVAMYHDQGHIPLKLLGFYDGVNITAGLPFIRTSADHGTAFDIAWTGKANSASMAISIKLAMQLA, encoded by the coding sequence GTGAATAAAATTATTGCGGTGACCATGGGCGATCCGGCGGGCATCAGCCCGGAGATCATCATTAAAGCGCTGGCGGAAGGCGACCTGGCAGGCGTGCCTGCGGTGGTGGTCGGCTGCGCCAGTACGTTGCGTCGGGTGATGGGATTGAACATTACGCCGCAGGTCGAACTGCGCGTGCTGGATCAGGTAAAAGATGCGCACTTTGCACCAGGCATTATCAACGTCATTGATGAGCCGCTGGCGCATCCGGAAGCCCTGAAGCCGGGGGTGGTGCAGAAGGAAGCGGGCGATCTGGCCTGGCGCTGTGTGAAACGCGCCACCGAGCTGGCGCTGGCCGGGGAAGTTCAGGCGATTGCTACTGCGCCGCTTAACAAAGAAGCGCTGCATTCGGCGGGGCATATCTATCCGGGGCATACCGAATTGCTGGCGCAACTGACCAACACCAAAAATTACGCCATGGTGCTGTACACCGACCATCTGAAGGTGATTCACGTCACCACCCATATCGCGCTGCGTAAATTCCTCGATACCCTGAATCGTCCGCGTATTGAAACGGTGATCGGCATGGCGGATAGTTTCCTGCGTCGCGTTGGTTTCGATAAGCCGCGCATTGCGGTGGCAGGGGTGAATCCGCATGCCGGTGAAAACGGCCTGTTCGGTGATGAAGAGATCACCACGGTGACACCGGCTATTCAGGCGATGAAGGAAAAAGGGATTGATGTGTACGGCCCGTGCCCGCCGGATACGGTGTTCCTGCAATGTCAGCAAGGCCAGTACGATATGGTGGTCGCGATGTACCACGATCAGGGGCATATTCCACTGAAATTACTTGGTTTTTATGATGGCGTGAACATCACAGCCGGGCTGCCGTTTATCCGCACTTCAGCGGACCACGGCACCGCCTTTGATATCGCCTGGACAGGTAAGGCGAACTCTGCGAGCATGGCGATCTCCATCAAACTCGCGATGCAACTTGCATAG
- a CDS encoding ferredoxin reductase family protein, whose protein sequence is MNIFTRNTLWVLFYLFFTAGPLFVLLIGPLPPPRDFWTEFSAAAGYAGLAILGLQVGLTARFRAVTRPWGEDIIYHFHKQISFIALALIIAHPVILFILRPERLALLNFIDAPWRARFAAISTYSLIALIVMALWRVKLKISYETWHYTHIILAVLAIGGGLLHTVAWGFYLDAPLKRALWTGLAILWCCLLIYTRIVRPFLMLRKPYQVIATRNERGGSTTLVMQPLGHTGFPFVPGQFGWLNVWGSPFKLTSHPFSFSSSAEMAKQSIEMTIQDAGDYTRKIRNVTAGKRVYIDGPYGAFTVGNPADMHVLIAGGIGITPMMSIIRTFADNGDKRPIILIYGNKNWDDITFREELEALSGRINLQVIHVLEHPPKNWTGETGIITSALIERYIPAPYEKHEYFICGPNRMMDEIEKTLSALHVPLAKYHSERYHFV, encoded by the coding sequence ATGAACATTTTCACGCGAAATACGCTCTGGGTATTATTCTATCTGTTTTTCACTGCCGGTCCGTTATTTGTTCTCCTGATAGGCCCACTCCCACCCCCCAGGGATTTCTGGACAGAATTTTCCGCTGCTGCAGGTTATGCTGGTCTGGCTATTCTTGGATTGCAGGTTGGTCTCACCGCCCGCTTTCGCGCGGTGACGCGCCCCTGGGGGGAAGATATTATTTATCATTTTCATAAACAAATTTCTTTTATTGCTTTGGCCCTGATTATTGCCCACCCAGTCATCCTTTTTATTTTACGACCGGAAAGGCTTGCGCTGCTCAATTTCATTGATGCTCCGTGGCGGGCGCGCTTCGCGGCAATATCGACCTATTCGCTTATTGCATTAATTGTGATGGCACTCTGGCGTGTAAAACTAAAAATTAGCTATGAGACCTGGCACTACACGCATATTATTCTGGCGGTTTTAGCGATTGGTGGCGGTTTACTTCATACGGTTGCCTGGGGATTCTATTTAGATGCACCATTAAAACGCGCCTTGTGGACAGGATTAGCCATTCTCTGGTGTTGCCTGCTGATTTATACACGCATCGTCCGGCCTTTTCTGATGCTGCGCAAGCCCTACCAGGTCATCGCAACGCGCAATGAACGGGGAGGCAGTACCACGCTGGTGATGCAACCTCTTGGTCATACAGGATTTCCATTTGTCCCTGGCCAGTTTGGCTGGCTTAACGTCTGGGGCAGTCCTTTCAAATTGACATCGCATCCCTTCTCCTTTTCATCCAGTGCGGAAATGGCGAAACAGTCGATTGAAATGACCATACAGGATGCTGGCGATTACACCAGGAAGATCAGAAATGTGACTGCGGGTAAACGTGTTTACATTGATGGTCCTTATGGCGCATTCACTGTGGGTAATCCGGCGGATATGCATGTGTTAATTGCCGGAGGGATTGGTATTACCCCGATGATGAGTATCATCAGAACGTTTGCCGATAATGGTGATAAGCGGCCGATAATACTGATTTATGGCAATAAAAACTGGGATGACATTACCTTCAGAGAAGAACTGGAAGCCTTATCAGGCAGGATAAATCTACAGGTCATACATGTTCTTGAACATCCCCCGAAAAACTGGACGGGAGAGACCGGCATCATTACCAGTGCGCTGATAGAGCGTTATATTCCAGCGCCCTATGAAAAACATGAATACTTTATCTGCGGCCCGAACAGAATGATGGATGAGATTGAAAAAACACTCTCTGCATTACATGTTCCGTTAGCGAAATACCACTCAGAACGCTATCACTTTGTATAA